One window of the Clupea harengus chromosome 20, Ch_v2.0.2, whole genome shotgun sequence genome contains the following:
- the selenoh gene encoding LOW QUALITY PROTEIN: selenoprotein H (The sequence of the model RefSeq protein was modified relative to this genomic sequence to represent the inferred CDS: deleted 1 base in 1 codon) has protein sequence MAARPKSGRGSKRKAGSDLNEETAPLDNKKEKTAVELKDEGQKVVIEHCKSURVYGRNADAVQSAIQAAHPDLCVELNPQKPRRSSFEVTLVDAGKETCLWTGIKLGPPRKLKFPDPAEVLSALNKALDSE, from the exons ATGGCGGCACGACCTAAATCAG GTCGAGGCTCCAAGCGTAAGGCAGGAAGTGATTTAAACGAAGAAACCGCTCCTTTggacaacaaaaaagaaaaaactgcaGTGGAGCTTAAAGATGAGGGCCAAAAAGTTGTCATTGAACACTG TAAAAGCTGACGAGTGTATGGTCGGAATGCTGACGCGGTCCAGTCGGCAATCCAGGCTGCACACCCAGATCTGTGCGTGGAGCTGAACCCCCAGAAACCTCGGCGCAGCAGTTTTGAGGTCACCCTGGTGGACGCTGGCAAGG AAACCTGTCTTTGGACTGGCATTAAGTTGGGA CCTCCTCGTAAACTGAAGTTCCCTGATCCTGCTGAAGTCCTGTCCGCTTTGAACAAGGCACTGGACAGTGAATAG
- the clp1 gene encoding polyribonucleotide 5'-hydroxyl-kinase Clp1 isoform X1 — MAAWNSLSMTTEGPEKSAEEGAGAASGAASASTGTRFDLEKETELRFEVEAGERVQLELLSGLAEIFGSELNRNKKYSFGPGSKIAVFTWQGCSVSLSGKTEVAYISRDTPMLLYLNTHAALEQMRQQAERDNERGPRVMVVGPTDVGKSTVCRLLLNYAVRLGRRPTLVELDVGQSGVSVPGTMSALCIERPADVEEGFSVQAPLVYHFGSTTPGTNIKLYNKLTSTLAEVFSQRCEVNRKASVGGCIINTCGWVKGSGYQALVHCASAFQVDVVLVLDQERLYNELKRDLPHFVRVVLLPKSGGVVERSKDCRRESRDEKIREYFYGFRGTSFYPHAFDVRFADVRIYKIGAPSIPDSCLPLGMSQDDTQLKLVPVSPGRDLTHHVLSVSCAEDDTGDGSSARGRGVLENPVCGFIVVTAVDTQAQVMTVLSPAPRPLPRHTLLIMDIRFIDLK; from the exons ATGGCAGCATGGAACTCTTTAT CCATGACCACTGAAGGTCCTGAAAAATCGGCAGAGGAGGGTGCTGGAGCCGCGAGTGGGGCAGCCAGCGCGAGCACGGGAACCCGCTTTGACCTCGAGAAAGAGACGGAACTTCGATTTGAGGTGGAGGCGGGGGAACGAGTACAGCTAGAACTCCTCTCTGGGTTAGCCGAAATATTTGGCTCTGAACTCAACAGGAACAAGAAATACTCATTTGGTCCAGGTTCGAAAATCGCTGTCTTCACTTGGCAAGGCTGCAGCGTATCCCTCTCTGGGAAGACAGAG GTTGCCTATATTTCCAGAGACACCCCGATGCTTCTGTATCTTAACACCCATGCTGCATTGGAACAGATGAGGCAACAGGCTGAGCGGGATAACGAGAGAGGCCCACGG GTTATGGTGGTGGGTCCCACAGACGTGGGGAAATCAACAGTGTGTCGTCTGCTGCTGAACTACGCTGTGAGGCTGGGCAGAAGACCGACCTTAGTAGAACTGGATGTGGGCCAAAGTGGT GTCTCAGTGCCAGGCACGATGTCGGCTCTGTGCATTGAGCGCCCAGCTGATGTAGAGGAAGGCTTCTCAGTCCAGGCTCCACTGGTCTATCACTTTGGTTCCACGACCCCTGGAACCAACATCAAACTCTATAATAAG CTGACATCCACCCTAGCTGAGGTGTTCTCGCAGCGCTGTGAGGTCAACCGGAAGGCGAGTGTGGGCGGCTGCATCATCAACACCTGCGGCTGGGTGAAGGGCTCAGGCTACCAGGCACTGGTACATTGCGCTTCGGCCTTCCAGGTGGATGTGGTCCTGGTGCTGGACCAGGAGCGGTTGTACAACGAACTGAAGCGTGACTTGCCCCACTTTGTGCGCGTGGTGCTGCTCCCCAAGTCGGGCGGCGTGGTGGAGCGATCGAAGGACTGCCGGCGGGAGTCGCGCGACGAGAAGATCCGCGAGTATTTCTACGGCTTCCGCGGCACCTCGTTCTACCCGCACGCGTTTGACGTGCGCTTCGCCGACGTGCGCATCTACAAGATCGGCGCGCCGTCCATCCCAGACTCGTGCCTGCCGTTGGGGATGTCACAGGATGACACACAGCTCAAGCTGGTCCCGGTGAGTCCAGGCCGAGACCTGACGCACCACGTCCTGAGCGTGAGCTGCGCTGAGGATGACACGGGCGACGGAAGCTCAGCGAGGGGCAGAGGGGTGCTGGAGAACCCCGTTTGTGGCTTTATTGTGGTGACTGCAGTAGACACACAGGCTCAAGTGATGACGGTGCTTTCACCTGCACCCAGACCCCTGCCAAGGCATACGCTGCTGATAATGGACATTCGCTTCATTGACCTCAAGTAG
- the clp1 gene encoding polyribonucleotide 5'-hydroxyl-kinase Clp1 isoform X2 — translation MTTEGPEKSAEEGAGAASGAASASTGTRFDLEKETELRFEVEAGERVQLELLSGLAEIFGSELNRNKKYSFGPGSKIAVFTWQGCSVSLSGKTEVAYISRDTPMLLYLNTHAALEQMRQQAERDNERGPRVMVVGPTDVGKSTVCRLLLNYAVRLGRRPTLVELDVGQSGVSVPGTMSALCIERPADVEEGFSVQAPLVYHFGSTTPGTNIKLYNKLTSTLAEVFSQRCEVNRKASVGGCIINTCGWVKGSGYQALVHCASAFQVDVVLVLDQERLYNELKRDLPHFVRVVLLPKSGGVVERSKDCRRESRDEKIREYFYGFRGTSFYPHAFDVRFADVRIYKIGAPSIPDSCLPLGMSQDDTQLKLVPVSPGRDLTHHVLSVSCAEDDTGDGSSARGRGVLENPVCGFIVVTAVDTQAQVMTVLSPAPRPLPRHTLLIMDIRFIDLK, via the exons ATGACCACTGAAGGTCCTGAAAAATCGGCAGAGGAGGGTGCTGGAGCCGCGAGTGGGGCAGCCAGCGCGAGCACGGGAACCCGCTTTGACCTCGAGAAAGAGACGGAACTTCGATTTGAGGTGGAGGCGGGGGAACGAGTACAGCTAGAACTCCTCTCTGGGTTAGCCGAAATATTTGGCTCTGAACTCAACAGGAACAAGAAATACTCATTTGGTCCAGGTTCGAAAATCGCTGTCTTCACTTGGCAAGGCTGCAGCGTATCCCTCTCTGGGAAGACAGAG GTTGCCTATATTTCCAGAGACACCCCGATGCTTCTGTATCTTAACACCCATGCTGCATTGGAACAGATGAGGCAACAGGCTGAGCGGGATAACGAGAGAGGCCCACGG GTTATGGTGGTGGGTCCCACAGACGTGGGGAAATCAACAGTGTGTCGTCTGCTGCTGAACTACGCTGTGAGGCTGGGCAGAAGACCGACCTTAGTAGAACTGGATGTGGGCCAAAGTGGT GTCTCAGTGCCAGGCACGATGTCGGCTCTGTGCATTGAGCGCCCAGCTGATGTAGAGGAAGGCTTCTCAGTCCAGGCTCCACTGGTCTATCACTTTGGTTCCACGACCCCTGGAACCAACATCAAACTCTATAATAAG CTGACATCCACCCTAGCTGAGGTGTTCTCGCAGCGCTGTGAGGTCAACCGGAAGGCGAGTGTGGGCGGCTGCATCATCAACACCTGCGGCTGGGTGAAGGGCTCAGGCTACCAGGCACTGGTACATTGCGCTTCGGCCTTCCAGGTGGATGTGGTCCTGGTGCTGGACCAGGAGCGGTTGTACAACGAACTGAAGCGTGACTTGCCCCACTTTGTGCGCGTGGTGCTGCTCCCCAAGTCGGGCGGCGTGGTGGAGCGATCGAAGGACTGCCGGCGGGAGTCGCGCGACGAGAAGATCCGCGAGTATTTCTACGGCTTCCGCGGCACCTCGTTCTACCCGCACGCGTTTGACGTGCGCTTCGCCGACGTGCGCATCTACAAGATCGGCGCGCCGTCCATCCCAGACTCGTGCCTGCCGTTGGGGATGTCACAGGATGACACACAGCTCAAGCTGGTCCCGGTGAGTCCAGGCCGAGACCTGACGCACCACGTCCTGAGCGTGAGCTGCGCTGAGGATGACACGGGCGACGGAAGCTCAGCGAGGGGCAGAGGGGTGCTGGAGAACCCCGTTTGTGGCTTTATTGTGGTGACTGCAGTAGACACACAGGCTCAAGTGATGACGGTGCTTTCACCTGCACCCAGACCCCTGCCAAGGCATACGCTGCTGATAATGGACATTCGCTTCATTGACCTCAAGTAG